The Hevea brasiliensis isolate MT/VB/25A 57/8 chromosome 1, ASM3005281v1, whole genome shotgun sequence DNA segment TTAAGCCCTTGGAGCGTGGACTGTGCTGATCAATGATTTAAGATGTTCTGGTATGCTTACTCTAGCTCTATATAAATTGTAGTTTACCTTGTATTTTCACGGTTTCTTTTACAATTAATCTTCTTGGTGACCACATAGGGACAAAATAAGGGTTCAATAGTTTCCAACATTTTAAGCAATTGACTTGGCCTTTGTTTGGAGGAAACAAGAATAGGTAGATAAAAAattgctgcattttcttgcaagcatTTGAGTccctattttcttcttctaattgttgTCTAATAATATGTACATAGGCATATTTTAGGATCATGGGTTTGAGATATTGAAGCATAGATTTGCCCAAATTCACCAAAATAAAACACATGGAAACATCAAATCTTCCCACCAGCCACAACCAAGAAAATGGAGGAATCTCTCATCATATTATCAGAATCCCAGAAGAAGATCAAGAATGGTTAGCTTCAGTGGAAAAGAAGATACAAGAAATGCCAAAGCTGTTGAGCAAATCAGCAGGTGGGAGTTCCTGTTGCATTTTTAGAGTGCCTCAAAGTCTCGTTGAAATTAACAAGAAGGCTTATCAACCCCATATAGTCTCCATCGGACCCTACCACCATGGAAAAGAACACCTCAAGATGATTCAAGAACACAAGTGGCGATTTCTTGGTGCTGTTCTTGCTCGAACACAAAAGCATGGTGTTGGCCTCACTGACATGTTTAAAGCCATAGCATCAATGGAGAAGAGGATAAGAGAATGTTATTCTGAAACTATTGAATATAGCAGccatgatttcattgaaatgatggtgctggatgGATGTTTTGTGATCGAACTTTTCTGCATAGTTGGAAGGTTAGTTCAGACTGATCTTGATGACCCCATATTCAATATGTCTTGGCTGTTGTATTTTCTTATGAGGGATTTTCTCAGGCTGGAGAACCAAATTCCTTTCTTTGTTCTTCAAACATTGTTTGAGCTATCAATTTTAGCTTCCAGAAGGGAAAACATTCCCTCCTTGACAGAACTCACCCTGGGATTCTTTGATTATGTGGTTCAGAGACCAACTGAAGTCCTAGATAGGTATAATAACGTTAATGGGAAACATTTACTAGATTTGTTTCGCTTAACTTTCATCCCTCCATCACAAGAAGTGCCTAGAAAGATTAGTCCATTTCTTCAATTGATTCAATCTGCCAAAAAGCTTCATCTTGCTGGAATCCAGTTCAAGCCAAGGGAGACTGGAACCTTCTTGGACATTAAATTTAGTCATGGAATCCTCGAAATCCCTCCTTTAACAATTGACGATTTCACTAGCTCTTTCTTGCTCAATTGTGTAGCATTTGAGCAATGCTATAGTCATTGCTCAAAGCACATTACTACTTATATTACCTTCATGAGCTGCCTGATCAACGCACCGATTGATGCAGGGTTCTTAAGTGATAATGGAATCATTGAGAATTACTTTGGAACTGATACGGAAGTTGCAAAATTCTTTAACAACATTGGCAAGGACATTGCTTTTGATATCCAGAGAAGTTATCTAGCGAAATTGTTCGAGGATGTGAATGAATATTACAGGAACAATTGGCATGTGAGATGGGCAGGATTCAAGTACACTTATTTCAACACACCATGGTCATTCATGTCAGCCTTAGCTGCACTTATCCTCCTCATCCTCACCATTATTCAGGCGTTCTTTGCTGTCTACGGATATGCCCATCCTCCTAACAATGGGCATTGATCATGTCATCTGATTACAGGATCATCAACTTGCAGATTTCAAGTGTTAGTTCTTTCTTCTGCAAGATATTGCTGTAATATGCTAATATGTGAACTAGTTTGTACAATTATATGTGACAATTACTCTGCTGGAGCGTTTAGCTGGATCCATTAAGGAAAAGAGTTGATAACTTGATATAGATGTTCAATTTTGTAATTAGTATTGTTAATCACTTACTCAAACTCCTAATCATCTGCTGGTAGTCCTGTAATCCTTACTGAAATTTTCCTGTGCAAGGTTCGTGATAAGGAAAGACATTGTAGGATATTACGATGCTTCATCTATTAGTTTTGTAATTGTCTTAGGCTTGAGGCTTGGATGACAACGTTACGGGTAGGCAATATCTGTACTGTTGCTATAATATGACTATATGTCCGTACTTTTCAATGATTTTTATATACTCCTTGGACGATGATATCAAAGGAAATGTGTGCGTAAAATCCAATTTGGCCATGAAACATGAGCTCCCCTGGAATTGCAAGCTATCAGAAGTCAAGATAGTATTTTGTGAAGTGAGGACATCCCAGTTCTTCCTGTAAACAGCACAGTATGGATAGTTCATTGGCTCGTACTAATAACCAGGAAGATATAACAAAAATAGAGAGGCAGATAGAGATGTCAAAGCAACAGATGATGAGCGAAAAGAAATAGAGTTGCCAGAACCCAAACGCCAACGCAAAGAAGATATGCAATGCCCACCATCATCACTGTTGGATTTGGAGGAAGAAAAAACTAAGAAATTTAAGAGAGATTTATGCTAGAACAAGTAGGAGAAAGAAAACCATACATTCATCACTAAAATGGAGGATTAACATATATAAattcaaagattttttttttcttccttttcttcctcattTTGCTAGCTCTCTCAAAACACTCTTTCCAGCCCTCTCAAGTTTTCTCTACACACTTTTTCCAGTAGCAACATTTTGCTTTTTATAAGGAAATATTACTTTCTTTTCTCAACTAATGtgataaatgcataatttattaattttactcccatcacatttagtgtttctagtatgtttttatgtttaattcagctggttaaaatatatttatcatttaggcatatttttggaTAGttatggaataattgtgttaaatggagaaattttcagcatttgacatttgttgtatttttcaggtgtttctaaagttgtgggtcttcaAATTGATTGctatttaatccattgaaaagctaagatagagcacttcaagtGATAAACAGAGACCAAAACCCAAATTAGTCtacaaggttgacaaaatgagctatggatctattgcaaaaaccCAGACTCGATGGGTCACGactagtttcagtatttattttgtatctggagttttaaacgtccaaatgaagcaaggccaagcccaattgaaccttaagagccacctctacaacttctataaaGGGCTGGAcgcgagatgaggccattttaattgtcaaaaatggcaatgaagtcgttaCAATGGGCTAGACCATCTGACTGAACCAGTCCCGATTTttgggctataacttgggctgtagacctcagaTTTGGGTTCATGAGTAcacgttggaaagctaagaaatagggctataactttcctaaagaaggcagaggcagattcggaaAGCAAGTTGCTGAAAATCTGCCTTGATTCCATaaacgtgaatgcaggctgaaaatctacatcttgaatttcaaaacctttcctagtttggtttggttcctatctttgggattaggtttttttagtataaatacgtctttgggcagcagctaagagcatcccaattcagaccttcgttctccattgAAGGCTttcgttctccattctctttttagatttctttatttttctgtaagccatgaacatgagtggttaAGTTCTTAATTcaattcaagggattcaagttcttttgtttGATTTgtaagaccaggttcttaatttaatttatgtctttttgaatatctattattttctgatttaattatttttgatctgttgaatgatttgctaaaatggcctattagttaattgtttgatttgatcaattgctagttcatcttcataatccgtaattgttgtgtaagattgaacatgagtagcaattaggttttattgattatgatccaagttttcaataataacctaaggaaataatagagtggattaaatgatttatgcttcataaattgttattcagcttaactacttctttttcttaaagcagttattaatttgatgaggattgcttaatactaactcagttaataattagagtcaataagagtactGGGCTCGAAttaatgagtatagggaagtcaggggtttatttcgctgtttggtaaatctacgttaaatattcaataagatataattgtatttcttttgtccatgatcaaatcaatgcattggaatgagaattactttggactgaagtttgtttaattcgagagtttcatatttaattttagttcttaatttctgatttttttttcttcttcggattgtgaattaacccccccccaacctttgtttctttttcattACACAagcgcacgaaatttaataattcagtatctagggttcaacctggattcaccacttactgcagaaaatattttatacttggtgattttaattaatttaatttctggtggattcgacacccatcaagaattttggcgccgttgccggggactgaagtttatttgatttcgtgtttttggtgttagatattatgttattaattttgtttgagttgttgctattttcaggtttttggaaaagaaaaaagaaaaaaaatataataattacggtgttactgttcattgttactgttcattaaggatttttgttgaatttggagggcagcccatacctattttgaaggaaacgacgctCTAATCAAGATCAATTAATCCGTAGGATTCCATGGctccaccctcttgaggccaaattcgattgttttctagTGTTTTaaggcatttttctatttttactttgattttttttttataacaagaatttctcaatctggtgagttgatctttgatccagaagtagaaaaaatagctaaacgtttgagaaaattggctaagcaagctaggcagattctgagtacatctgaaggagtccaatcccCAAAGGAGTTAAGTTTGGATTCGGATTCAGAGTCAAGTTCCGA contains these protein-coding regions:
- the LOC110635001 gene encoding UPF0481 protein At3g47200-like codes for the protein METSNLPTSHNQENGGISHHIIRIPEEDQEWLASVEKKIQEMPKLLSKSAGGSSCCIFRVPQSLVEINKKAYQPHIVSIGPYHHGKEHLKMIQEHKWRFLGAVLARTQKHGVGLTDMFKAIASMEKRIRECYSETIEYSSHDFIEMMVLDGCFVIELFCIVGRLVQTDLDDPIFNMSWLLYFLMRDFLRLENQIPFFVLQTLFELSILASRRENIPSLTELTLGFFDYVVQRPTEVLDRYNNVNGKHLLDLFRLTFIPPSQEVPRKISPFLQLIQSAKKLHLAGIQFKPRETGTFLDIKFSHGILEIPPLTIDDFTSSFLLNCVAFEQCYSHCSKHITTYITFMSCLINAPIDAGFLSDNGIIENYFGTDTEVAKFFNNIGKDIAFDIQRSYLAKLFEDVNEYYRNNWHVRWAGFKYTYFNTPWSFMSALAALILLILTIIQAFFAVYGYAHPPNNGH